Proteins encoded in a region of the Corallococcus soli genome:
- a CDS encoding ABC transporter ATP-binding protein produces the protein MPRVLWRLLRYARPHAGILVLAFVCMAVLGLATGAYAYLLGPALRFLLSGGEEGFAGAHKVPWLGDLPRDAALWGFPVVVLGVGAVKAVGYLGQFYFMGLFSQRVVKDLRRDLFLRLTALSPSQMSRQRTGDLLSRFSSDVLAVEQAAMYTVGSYLRDTLQVLVLAGVALWMSPLLGGLMLLVIPLAALPASKLTRKVLKGTREGQTQLGQLAGQLHEGLGGLRTIQAFNGQQAELARFESYAKAHEEAVVGAAWARGGVPGLMEVLAAAALAGALGYAAATRAMEPEALLSLLTAVILVYQPVKDLGRVTQFAVQAGAAGERLFALLDLKHPVEDAPQAVPAPALRQSLRMEGVRFSYGERRALEGLTLELKVGQVAALVGGSGGGKSTVTSMLLRFERPQEGRILLDGVDADAYTAVSVRSQFALVTQEPLLFQGTVLDNLRHARPDATREEVEAAARVANADTFIQALPQGYDTRIGERGVTLSGGQRQRLCIARAVLSKAPVLVLDEATSSLDPENEREVQAALAKVLPGRTALVIAHRLTTVTSADVIHVVEAGRIVESGSHAQLLQLEGRYAAMWRLQTTGAAAQGAA, from the coding sequence ATGCCCCGGGTGTTGTGGCGACTGTTGCGCTATGCGCGCCCGCACGCGGGCATCCTCGTGCTGGCCTTCGTGTGCATGGCGGTGCTGGGGCTCGCCACGGGCGCGTACGCGTACCTGCTGGGCCCGGCCCTGCGCTTCCTCCTGTCGGGAGGGGAGGAGGGCTTCGCGGGCGCGCACAAGGTGCCGTGGCTTGGGGACCTGCCGCGCGACGCGGCGCTCTGGGGCTTCCCGGTGGTGGTGCTGGGCGTGGGCGCGGTGAAGGCCGTGGGCTACCTGGGCCAGTTCTACTTCATGGGCCTGTTCTCGCAGCGCGTGGTGAAGGACCTGCGGCGGGACCTGTTCCTGCGCCTCACCGCGCTGTCGCCCTCGCAGATGTCGCGACAGCGGACGGGGGACCTGCTCAGCCGCTTCTCCTCGGACGTGTTGGCGGTGGAGCAGGCCGCCATGTACACGGTGGGCTCGTACCTGCGCGACACGCTCCAGGTGTTGGTTCTGGCGGGCGTGGCGCTGTGGATGAGCCCCCTGCTGGGCGGCCTGATGCTGTTGGTGATTCCGCTGGCGGCGCTGCCGGCCTCGAAGCTCACGCGCAAGGTGCTGAAGGGCACGCGCGAGGGGCAGACCCAACTGGGGCAGCTCGCGGGCCAGCTGCACGAGGGACTGGGAGGGCTGCGCACCATCCAGGCCTTCAACGGCCAGCAGGCGGAGCTGGCGCGCTTCGAGTCCTACGCGAAGGCCCACGAGGAGGCCGTGGTGGGCGCGGCCTGGGCGCGCGGTGGGGTGCCGGGGTTGATGGAGGTGCTGGCGGCGGCGGCGCTGGCGGGAGCACTGGGGTACGCGGCGGCGACGCGAGCGATGGAGCCGGAGGCGCTGCTCTCGCTGCTGACGGCGGTCATCCTCGTGTACCAGCCGGTGAAGGACCTGGGCCGGGTGACGCAGTTCGCGGTGCAGGCGGGGGCGGCGGGAGAGCGGCTCTTCGCGCTGCTCGACCTGAAGCACCCGGTGGAGGACGCGCCCCAGGCCGTCCCTGCGCCCGCGCTGCGGCAGTCGCTGCGGATGGAGGGCGTGCGGTTCTCCTACGGGGAGCGGCGCGCGCTCGAAGGGCTGACGCTGGAGCTGAAGGTGGGCCAGGTGGCGGCGCTGGTGGGCGGCAGTGGAGGTGGCAAGAGCACGGTGACGTCGATGTTGCTGCGCTTCGAGCGCCCCCAGGAAGGCCGCATCCTCCTGGATGGCGTGGACGCGGACGCGTACACGGCGGTGAGCGTGCGCAGCCAGTTCGCGCTGGTGACGCAGGAGCCGCTGCTCTTCCAGGGCACGGTGCTGGACAACCTGCGCCACGCGAGGCCGGACGCCACGCGGGAAGAAGTCGAAGCCGCGGCGAGGGTGGCGAACGCGGACACCTTCATCCAGGCGCTGCCGCAGGGGTACGACACGCGCATCGGCGAGCGGGGCGTCACGCTGAGCGGAGGTCAGCGTCAGCGGTTGTGCATCGCCCGGGCCGTGCTGTCGAAGGCGCCGGTGCTGGTGCTGGACGAAGCGACCAGCAGCCTGGATCCGGAGAACGAGCGGGAGGTCCAGGCCGCGCTGGCGAAGGTGCTCCCGGGCCGGACGGCGCTGGTGATTGCCCACCGGCTGACGACGGTGACAAGCGCGGACGTCATCCACGTGGTGGAGGCGGGGCGCATCGTGGAGAGCGGCAGCCACGCGCAGCTGCTCCAACTGGAAGGACGCTACGCAGCCATGTGGCGCCTGCAGACGACCGGTGCCGCGGCGCAAGGTGCCGCGTGA
- a CDS encoding PHP domain-containing protein — protein sequence MKSAKQVLGLGLRAVLGVLLLLLGIAGFFAFAAGFADYPVVPPSPTAKAWIRGAYHVHTTRSDGNGSPAKVAAAAKAAGLDFVVLTDHNDLAPPAATWMDGVLLIPGVELSTQSGHLTAFGMQRPLRDVKPWGPPEQALAAVEAAGGTAVLAHPVQKKNPWRDEATAQRVPGFELYSADTFFRQALRSPFSRLLPAVGASLMNPVHGVMLLVAPEPEPTARFLELSREQPRLALCAHDAHGLPAYETVFSALDVEFPPELLPGPLSRDAGEAAKQVTQALASPQSLCVFRALGAPDGFALEGYDARTREAPVGTKLMVRLPDHIPETLEVRVWGEGRLGPDGRSIELTGPGVVQVEIWARAPGRFFGHEWRPWLVPSPVRVVPRAPGI from the coding sequence GTGAAGTCCGCGAAGCAAGTCCTCGGGCTGGGGCTTCGGGCCGTGCTCGGGGTGCTGTTGCTGCTGCTGGGCATCGCGGGCTTCTTCGCCTTCGCGGCGGGCTTCGCGGACTACCCGGTGGTGCCTCCCTCGCCCACGGCGAAGGCATGGATCCGGGGCGCGTACCATGTGCACACCACGCGGTCGGATGGGAATGGCTCTCCGGCCAAGGTCGCGGCTGCCGCCAAGGCTGCCGGCCTGGACTTCGTGGTGCTCACCGACCACAACGACCTCGCCCCGCCCGCCGCGACGTGGATGGACGGCGTGCTGCTCATTCCCGGCGTGGAGCTGTCGACCCAATCAGGGCACCTGACCGCCTTCGGGATGCAGCGCCCGCTGCGGGACGTGAAGCCCTGGGGGCCGCCGGAACAAGCCCTGGCGGCGGTCGAAGCCGCCGGAGGCACGGCGGTCCTCGCCCATCCGGTGCAGAAGAAGAACCCCTGGAGGGACGAAGCCACCGCGCAGCGGGTCCCCGGCTTCGAGCTGTACTCCGCGGACACCTTCTTCCGGCAGGCCCTGCGAAGCCCGTTCAGCCGGCTCCTGCCTGCGGTAGGCGCCTCCCTGATGAACCCGGTGCATGGCGTGATGTTGCTCGTGGCTCCGGAGCCGGAACCCACGGCGCGCTTCCTGGAGCTGTCACGCGAACAGCCGAGGCTGGCGCTGTGCGCGCACGACGCGCACGGCCTGCCGGCATACGAGACCGTCTTCAGCGCGCTCGACGTGGAGTTCCCACCAGAGCTCCTCCCTGGGCCCCTCTCCCGGGACGCGGGCGAGGCGGCGAAGCAGGTCACGCAGGCCCTGGCGAGCCCCCAGTCCCTGTGCGTCTTCCGAGCACTTGGAGCCCCGGACGGCTTCGCCCTGGAGGGGTACGACGCGAGGACGCGGGAGGCCCCGGTGGGGACGAAGCTGATGGTGCGCCTCCCCGACCACATCCCGGAGACGCTTGAGGTCCGCGTCTGGGGAGAGGGCCGCCTGGGTCCTGACGGACGGAGCATCGAGCTGACGGGACCCGGAGTGGTGCAGGTGGAGATCTGGGCCCGTGCGCCCGGACGTTTCTTCGGCCACGAGTGGCGGCCCTGGCTCGTCCCCAGCCCGGTGCGGGTGGTGCCACGCGCGCCGGGCATCTGA
- a CDS encoding 3-deoxy-D-manno-octulosonic acid transferase, with product MRLLYIVATYVLFALLFPMLCVHRKTRHGLMQRLGFYAPGALPSGEGPLLWLHGASAGDLLALAPMFGPLRERFPGCRIVLSTMTDSGHAMARDRLAKQIDGVVYAPYDLWGATRRAVRALRPDILVLEYTEVWPNLIRAAKQAGARVVMTNGRFSPANVGRYRTLFGLIGNPLEDMDLLLMRQDEEAGRARLLGAPPERVLTTGNTKFDALAAGPAPEDEALRGALNLTSGQPVWIAGSTHEGEEEILLQVYQRLRERWPELALVIAPRYLNRAERILALAKERGLDAGLRSQGNPGRAAVVVMDSMGELSRAYRLATVVFVGGSFTKRGGQNILEPAGQGRPVLFGPHMDNFRDSVAVLEGNGGILVADGEALHAALEELLANPERLKSLGARAEATVRRISGASERNAEAMAALPRREQGVVRA from the coding sequence ATGCGCCTGCTCTACATCGTCGCCACCTACGTCCTCTTCGCGCTGCTGTTCCCGATGCTCTGCGTGCACCGGAAGACGCGTCACGGGCTGATGCAGCGGCTGGGCTTCTACGCACCAGGAGCGCTCCCATCGGGAGAAGGCCCGCTGCTGTGGCTGCACGGCGCCAGCGCGGGAGACCTGTTGGCGCTGGCCCCCATGTTCGGCCCCCTGCGCGAGCGCTTCCCGGGCTGCCGCATCGTGCTCTCGACGATGACGGACAGCGGCCACGCGATGGCGCGCGACCGGCTGGCGAAGCAGATCGACGGGGTCGTGTACGCGCCCTATGACTTGTGGGGCGCCACGCGGCGCGCGGTGCGAGCCCTGCGCCCGGACATCCTGGTGCTGGAGTACACGGAGGTCTGGCCCAACCTCATCCGCGCCGCGAAGCAGGCGGGTGCTCGCGTGGTGATGACCAACGGGCGCTTCTCCCCGGCGAACGTGGGCAGGTACCGGACGCTCTTCGGGCTCATCGGAAACCCGCTGGAGGACATGGACCTGCTCCTCATGCGCCAGGACGAGGAGGCAGGAAGGGCCAGGCTGCTGGGAGCACCACCGGAGCGGGTCCTCACCACGGGAAACACCAAGTTTGACGCCCTGGCCGCGGGGCCAGCGCCCGAGGACGAGGCACTGCGAGGCGCGCTGAACCTGACCTCCGGGCAGCCCGTGTGGATCGCCGGCAGCACGCACGAGGGCGAGGAGGAAATCCTGTTGCAGGTGTATCAGCGTCTACGTGAACGCTGGCCTGAGTTGGCGCTGGTCATCGCGCCGCGATACCTGAACCGGGCCGAGCGCATCCTCGCCCTCGCGAAGGAGCGGGGCCTGGACGCGGGGCTGCGCTCCCAGGGCAATCCGGGCCGGGCGGCGGTGGTGGTGATGGACTCGATGGGAGAGCTGTCGCGGGCCTACCGCCTGGCGACGGTGGTGTTCGTGGGAGGCTCGTTCACGAAGCGGGGCGGGCAGAACATCCTGGAGCCCGCGGGGCAGGGGCGGCCGGTGTTGTTCGGCCCGCACATGGACAACTTCCGGGACAGCGTGGCGGTGCTCGAAGGAAACGGAGGCATCCTGGTGGCGGACGGTGAAGCCCTGCATGCCGCGCTGGAGGAACTGCTCGCGAACCCGGAGCGGCTGAAGTCGCTGGGGGCCCGGGCCGAGGCCACGGTGCGTCGCATCTCCGGCGCCAGCGAGCGCAACGCCGAAGCAATGGCCGCGCTGCCGCGCCGTGAACAGGGAGTGGTCCGCG